The genomic DNA CTCGCACAATGAAACATACCATGAACTTgtaatgttgttgttattgttgttattgttgtcaaTAGGTGCctcatcttttttgtttttttgtttcaggttTGGCGACAGATGCTGAGCTCAGGGATTGTTCCAGACTTAAAAAACTATAACCTACTCTTGCGAACTGCAAGGGATTGTGGGATTGGCGATACTGCTCTGGCCtctcacctgctgctgaggcCTGATGGGAAGTACGAGAGGGAGCATAAGTCACATGTTGACTCGGAGTCTGGACTCAAGGATGTGATAGACATTGATCTCCTGGAGAGGCAGTTGTTTATCCAACCGGATCCACTCAGTGTCCCTGAGGAGGAATCCTACGGCAGACAGGACTGTACCCAGCTGATACCTGTCAGACAAACTGTGTTGCTGCCCGCTGACTTAGCAGGCGATTCTACAGCCCCTAACCTGCTGGACGTATTTGAGGGTGAAAGGGGCGGCGTGGTTTCCCTGGGCACCGTGGATGGATCGTCCGATAGGCTCGCACTGATCGGAGGAGCTGAAGGTTTCCTGGAGAAGATGGAGGCCCAGAGACTCAGTCCGGACCTCAGAACTGTGACCCTGCTGGCCAACACGATGGAGCCGGGTCACCAGTCTCTGCAGACGCTGCTGACGGTCACCAAGAAGCACAAAGTGAAGCTCGACGTCACATTCTTTAACTCTGTGATTCACAGAGCAGCCAGAGCTGGTGACCTGGAGGGGGCAAtggtacacacactcacacacactcacactcatttacgcatacacacacacacacacacacacaattctaTAGTTGTGAGGACATTCATTGACATATTGCATGTCGAGCCCCacaacctaattctaacctaACAGCCTTTTGAAGTTGTTAATAGGGATGGGTTGTATGACTTTTATACCTCATAAAAGTAGTTCACAGTGACTGTCAAATAGTGCTTTTGCTTGGAATGCACATCCCTGGCAAATTGTCCTCATTAtacagaaatgtcctcacaatgaTGGTTTAAAACCAAAATTTGTTCTTGTAactatacaaagacacacactgaacacattacattacatacgTTACATTCTTGCACAGTTTTTTGGCATTAAAGGGTCCGTTTACtcaaatcagaaaaataataaaataatatttaccCACTTACCTTCATTAATCATTCAGattgttttggttgtttgtgACCATCTTCTAGCCTCCACCCTAATACACATATCAGTGTCCCTGGTACTCTTGCTAATCTGCAGACCTTGCTGTGAACAGTTTCCATTAGAACTACTTTGTATTGAagaaatggtctgtattttaTCTTTCAATGCCGTTGGCACTAGAGACCAAATTGAAAACTGGGGCAAATTAAACCAAACCCATCTGCAGCACTGTAACAGCTCTGGATGTAAGTGTGTAACTTGGGTGACTCAATCCTTTTATGTGGGTGCTCATTTTCTCGTTATCCTTTCTCCCTCCAGGCTGTGCTGAGCGTGATGCACCAGCACAACGTGAACGTGGATGTGCAGACATTTGGATGCCTCGCGTTGGGCTGTGAGCGACAGAAGGAcggcctgcagctgctgaaagACATGGAGGTGATGAAACACACATCCTGAATGTCAGAATGGATGTCGAATTTGGAAGTCATGTAATGTTTGTATTATTGAAACAGGAATTCCTTTTAGATGCTTCCacagctgctttttattttttcaattttccatttgatttctgttgatgtaaacacagagaacatggaaagtttaacaaaataaaagagatgAACAGTAAGATTGGACAGCTATAGAAAACACTACTCTAATCTCAGCAGGAGCATGTTAggagtagtagtagaagtacagTAGAAGACCAATATTGTGAGTTTTTTCATCCTAacgtgtttttttatttttcaggagGCGGGACTTAAGCCCAACGTCCAGGTGTTCTCTGCTCTCATTGGCCAAGCAGCTCGAAGACTGGATTACGTCTACCTTAAAACAATCCTCAAAACCATGACAAGCATGGCGGTGTGGCCTAATGAGGTCATCATCAAACAGCTGGAGTTTGCCTCACAGTATCCCCCCAACTATGACCAGGTAAGCTTTCATATTGAGACCGAACTCTCGtccatttttctcatttccaaAACTGTCATTGCTTAATGTAGatgatgtctttgtttttttaatcacatgGCTTCACAGTTCCCTTCAGCTCTACAGACAGTtttggcatctttcagctcattgttttggttttcatgtCCTCAAACTCCACTCTCATCAGCCTTGTTTTTAGCAGGCAGTTGTTTTCCGAGTAAAATCTCTCTCATCATCAGGCAAACACAGTCAGTGACCAGCTGGTGAATATAATGGAGCagatatttatgtatttataaagGAGACCAAGAAAGAACTAAAAGAAGACTATATATAAGACGTGCCAGGGGGCCAGAGACATGACTCTAAATGAATCTTACTGGATGTGTGAATGGAAAATAATACGTTAGACGTGATTATTTTATAAGGTGATGGTATGTTAATGTTGGATTTTTCATGTGTCTTACTGAAGACATGAGACCATTTGCTGAGTTAAACAGAGCTCATGCTAAATTTGCAGATAAATGActgattcatgtttttgttgcccctctcctcctgccccAGTTCAAGTCCAGAAACAACTACCTGGTCCAAATTGATGGTTTCCGTGGTTACTACCAGCAGTGGTTGAGAGCCATGCCCGCTCAGAGTGCTGAGGACGAGCggcaggcagagctgcagcctgaGACGGACGCTGCAGTGCTGAAGACAGAAGCTGCAGATGGACTGAAAGAGACCCAAAGGaaccagagagcagcagcagggagacaTAATTCTCataacaagaacaagaagagcAGCACTGCTCTGCAACATCACTGAAAATATATCATTTCTCTACTTGGATCCTCTGCCGGTCTGTTTGGATTCAGCTGTTGCTAAAGTTACTGCAGATGCATTTGTCTTAAAAGATCAATGTTCTTGTAatttattttgcaataaaagtaaaatttaagTTCTACTTCATATTTAATTTTGTAACCACCATTTTAGgctagactttagacttcttaAAGCATCCCTTCAGAGAGACATTAttaactatctttttaaaaTAAGTCAAGTCTataataaatctatttttaaataataattttactcatttatttataCCACACTCCACTGTAGCAGTAGGAAACATCCACTGAATTAACTACTGAAAGAAACAGGTTTGAcagagaatatttatttttcattcattgtatTTATCTACTGCTCCACTACTGGCGGTAATGCTCCTATTAGCTGGTTTACCAACCGCCAATATAAACCAACGAAGAAGAACAGAAACGTCACATCCGGTGACGGTGATATTTGAGGAGGCCCGCCGCCAAAAACATctaatttgttttggtttaacaGGCAACGAAGGTAAGAAAACAAAGACTAgtatttaaaacaattttattgGTTTAGGTTACTATACTTTGTAGAGAACTGCAAAGCGTTACTGTTGACATTTTCAGCGGCTCTTTTTACACGTACTTAACTTTCGGTTTCCTGTCTGGAGGAAAGCTAACTTTTGCTAGCTCATTAAAAGTAAACAATAAAGTAATGTGGCTTTGCCTGTTTAGGAAAGTTCTAACAAAGTTTTTGTCAGAAAAGAGATGTATTGTACATTTGTTGACATGAACTCGGTGTCCTTATAAATGCTAACAAACCAGCCTAATCTGTAAAGTCAAGTTGAGGAACAAACATGAGGAAGTTTGGTGTGTGACTCGCTCAGAGACCAGGTCTAAATCCTACAAAGAGGAACTTGGATGATGATGAGTGAATGATGTGATGACTGCCTTCTCTATCTCTTTTATGTGCTAGATATTTCTGATGTGTACATCAGtggaaaatgcagaaataatcatcctcagtgatgatgatgaggaagactGTGAACGTGACATATGCAGTGAGCCCTCGGTCCTCAtcgtggaggtggaggatgtgaaGAAGAGTGGTAACTACAGTGTTTACCCTCCACACCAGCCTGTATGTGTAGGTAGATCATGTTGTAAATGCtcatcagctgctcctcctctgtgtttcagaCTGTGTTTTACCTCCCAGTGCTCTGGATGAAGACCTGGTCGTTACCTTCTCCCGCCGTGCTGAGGTGCTGCCTCACGCGCGCTACGACTGTCCCATACATCCTTTCACGTGAGGAAACTGCCACACACTTTGTGACCTACAGATCAGTGTCTATTACCCCTCCATCAGAGATAATCGCACTGCCTCTCTTCTGTCCTGCTCAGGGCTACAGATTGCGAGATTGGGGCTCCTGTCGCCAACAACCAGCTGATGTGCGATCAGTGCTTCTGCTACATCTGCGACAAGCTGGCATCATCAGTATGTGTTGATGTACTAATCTGTaaactgtgtacacacacaaccCCATTGACTCAGCGGCACATAGCACAAACACGTCAAAACTCCCTGAATATCCCCACAGGACTCCGAGGAATTTTAACAGATactttgcttttgttgcttGTCTTTAACTTTAAGGGGTAAAACGTCACCCAAGCAGCAACATTGTAACAGAAACACCCTTACAATACAGTACAGCCTAACACAAGGACCATGCAGTGAGGCATTCACTGCATGTGCACTCCTTTTGTGAAGCCTGAATTATTCAGATAATGTTGACACTCGTGAACATGTTAACTCAACTTGGGTTCATCATTTAATGTCAGCTGTTGATAGAGGTCAGTTaaagatttaaaacaaaattgtcTGTTTAGAGACCTCTTAAAAGACCTTTGATTCTCCCACATCTCTAAAATAATCTCAACAAAAATCTGAACATTATAAGCTGTGCCATGgtgattttatatatttactgtCATATTTTTCTGTCGTAAACATAAAGAATtgttctatatatttttttgtttttatatgtttgttttcaacCTGATTATTGTTAATTCTAGAACAAATGTATATCTGGAATTTAATTTATAGGTCAATTTATTTAATGAGCACAAATTAAGGAAATAAGCTTCAGTCACACGTGCttacagcagagaaaatgaaaacatttatttgtaaaGATAATTTGAAGTTTTgctgttgtgtattttttctttttttttgtcaagggaaaaaaaattctTACAGCtgcattggtgtgtgtgtgtgtatttagtgtCCAATGTGGTGTCACAGCGGTATGTGTCACTGCAACAGCCACAAGAGGAGCGACTTCTGGAACAACCTCAGAAACAGCGGGCTGCTGGGAGGACTGAAGGCTTTCAACCTCACGCTGTCTGAAATAGATGCTCACCTCCGGCATGCAGGTACTCGCTCTCACACCAACATGTGGACATGGAGATCACATTCAGCCACATTTAGAAAATCGGACTAAACTGATCTCGCTGCCATTGGATTTGTTCTCCTCTTGTCCAGAGACGATGCTACAGAGCTTCAGACAAGTGCTCTCTGCACTGTTTTCTTCCTTCCTGAAGGGAAAGTCGCTCGAGGAATATGGTCTGAGCCAATCGAACCAGCAAGGCCGCGTCTATGAGTAAGTGATGGAGCAGATCTGTATACCGTTATCCCCTTCAGATGAGCGCCACCATTTATAAATCATAAATCTGGTCTAGAAATGATTTTGGTAAATCATATTATTTTAGGATAAGAAAGTGCTTAGGATTCATTCTAATCCTTGAACGTCTGTACCAAATACTCGTCCAATTCTGAGCTGTGAGATTCACCATAGGGCCAAAATAGACTAAAAGTCGCAATatttcagcctctgctgcctTAATTTTGACCATTGTTTGGTCAAAAGTatccattttgtcattttaattgttGGAGTACCCCTTTTAAGAATTCCCTTCACTGGGAAGGGGCTGCCAAGCCCAGACCATCAAACAGTCCAAACTAAAACTACACACAGGTTTGTGGACTGCCTCATCAACATGGACTTTGATTTGAACCAAAGCCTTGGAGAGCTTTTACATTATGTCACAACACATCAAGTACAAATACTAACAAACGAAAGTGATTGTAATTAAATTTTTTGGTTTATATGCtgctttttcccctttttttcagTTATACGCCGGTGTACGAGTTTGTGTCATCATTCCTGAACAAAGCAGATAAACAGGATGGCagagctgctgccatcatgAGACTCGGAGCTGCTGAGGACTTTATTAGACATTTTCAAGTCtcagggtacacacacacacacatacacaggcattTCCTGTTTTACAATAATGGCtatcttcacttttttttttttttttttaagaaatgttttcttGAATTGATATGATTCTCTACAGGACTTTCATCTTGCAGTCTCCTATGGCTAATGCTGCTGAAGCCAGAGTGGTTTTActacagaggtacacacacacacacacacacacacacacacacacacacagaacccaTCTTGTGTCCTATTTGTAACTAATTCATTCTATTTACCTCTTTCTGTGGTCGTGTGTTTGGGTTTTTCCAGGGTAATAGCATCCTTGCAGAGACAGATGGTGATGGCTGATTTTACACCAGAGTTCACCCACAAACTGCAGGATTTTTACAAGCAATTCAATTTCCCTGCTGAGCTGAAGAGCATGagatacaggtgtgtgtgtttgagaatgCAGtagttaaaatgtttgtgtgttttcctttattaTCCCCAAGGTTACACATTTAAAGCCTTTTTGTGTATTGTattataactgtgtgtgtgtgtgtgtgcgtgctccaGCCTGTGTGTCCGTCCTTGGGATGATGTCCTGCTGGTGTCTGTTCTGAAGGGGCAGAATGTGTCAGGTGTCCGCAAAGACAAAGGCAAGAAGGACGTCCTCAATGAACAGATTTCTGTAATTTTACTGAGAACAGAACTGCTTCAGCGACAGCACAGGTACAAAACTGTCTTTCACCCTTCTACGTACtgtatagacacacacagatctgctAATGAATCCACACCTGGCTGTTAATAATGTCTGCAGGTACAGAGAATTGTGTCGCTACCTACGAGTCGTCCAGACTGATGATTCCAAACTGTGAGTGTTCAAGTAACCACAAATATTGAACATATTGAACGGAGAGTTCCTTTTTCCAACAGTCCAGCCAACGTAGAACCAACACtgaatacaaaaatgtttttgtggaggagaaaaatttgattttaaaacgATTTGTGATTATTGATGATCAGTAACGTTACCAAAGTCTATTCTAAAACATTTCCAAATCTGTTTCAATATTTCTCATCCGTTTGCTGTCTGGTTTTATCATAAGATGCCTGATCTTTTACCAAAATTACTTTCATCAAGTATTTATCATGCAACTTGATGAAAGCTCATATTTCACACAAAGATctgaaaaatacattcacatgCAATTTGAATAAATCACATCTGTTCTGAGTCAAAACTGCAACACTCCAAATGTTTTGTGTCACATATCAAGTGAttgttattgtaaaaatattatCTGTACTGACACCTTTTATGTTCTCAAGGTTACCTCCTCAGTTTTTAAACTCTACTGGTAAGATTTCTATAAAAGAAACCAGGCTGTGACGGCACTCGGTGGCTCGTGGAGCATAAAGTCTCAGCCGCAGTAAAGGATCAGAGATCTTATATTATGAACATGATGACAGATAATGGCGGCATGAATAAATATTTGGGCAGTTTGATAAAATATTGTATTGGTATGTATAGTGTGTCCTTGAAAAGTGACTGATTGTTGcaaattttgtaaatatttgtaaaaacaatttCCCTTGTAGCAgtttcatcatttaaaatgacCATTTGAACAAtattctgttgctttttttggtttgtaAATTTGAATCTGTGTCGCTAAcgcacatttttaaatgacctACATATTtagatacaaaaacaaaccatATGAAGGTTCAggcctgtattttttttagaacTATTCATTAGTactttattataattaaaacctttcaaaataaatctccTGCATAGATTTATAAATCATTCAGGTGGGATTGGTGACATAAAATTGTTGACttgctgcattttatttgtttctccaGCAGTTTTCAGCAGGTACAAGACCTCCTCCCTTTCTTCATGTGCATGGATGGGAACTTTATGTCCGCTCTGCAATGTTTGTTCACCTCAGCGAACGCCGCTGCTGCCCGCTTCACTCCAgatctcttcctcttttattttcGCATCTTAAGAACAGCAACAGCGCCAAAGTTGACAGTTAGTCAGTCAACACAGCTCTGCTACTCTGCTGCAGAGTGGGAGCCGATTAAAGGTCAGACACAGAAACtattgctctttttttaaaaaaaaaaaaaagaaaagacgtGATTTTCTTGTAAGAAGTCAAACCACTTCCTCTGTCTAGGTGCTGTGCCACTGAGGCGTGCTGAGCTGGTGAAGTTCGCTCTCAGGGTTCACAAAGGCTCCTTTGCTGTCTTCACTGACGTGAGTCTGCAACATGTATCACAGTTCAGTTTGCCTTTTACAGATCTCAACAGATAAGAACATCAGCTTACCCTTTGAAATCATCTTATCAAAATCTGACTtgtgcaggattttttttaGCCTTAAAAACAGAGCTCTGTAATGGCTTTGTCTTCCTCCAGAAGACTGTGGGGCAGCTGCAGCACGTTCATGATGCTACAGCCAGAGTTTTATCAGGAGCTTGTTACAGCTCACTTAATGTCTCTGCACTGACCTTCAGTAAACACTTGAAATGATGTTTAAAAAGTactgaaaaaaatcatgtttctaACTAGAAgttagttgtgtttgtggtctTTCCATCAGCTCATATAAACGTCATAAATTGTTAATTGctcctgacttttcttttttttttttattaatttttttcatgtaattcATGACTAACTCAGTGAGTCTTTATTCTCACTTAAAGCTCGCTCACGTTCCCcacatgaatgaatgtatgaGCTCTGTAACTGTAGTTTGCCTCACATGTTCTGTCGTCTCTCTGTTCCAGTCTCAGTGTTGGACCAGTTTACTCACCGTCGTCAACACACCTTGTGCTTCACTCGCTGCTCTACCAGCACCGAGCCCGCAGTTTCTCCACGTACGTATTTCATGTTTATTAA from Pempheris klunzingeri isolate RE-2024b chromosome 3, fPemKlu1.hap1, whole genome shotgun sequence includes the following:
- the ptcd1 gene encoding pentatricopeptide repeat-containing protein 1, mitochondrial, giving the protein MFTSVACSCLRNGRKVSAPVAKFSLFSAVNISPGALNLTGGQHLSPHRLSVLLTPAPRQLPSGLTARSVSLSAASHRGKDPPSSPSARAESDPPDRDSFGRLSADMSSRRSFRKSSPYIQDLRYREGEEEPERPRRRPGRRNTPYWYFLQCKKLIKQNKLQEALDVFSRDMLQGERLQPEESNYSVLIGGCGRAGQLKKAFRLYNDMKKRGLDATDATYTALFNACAESPSKQAGLKQALKLEQELRRKNYPLNTITYHALLKAHAITNHLQACIHTLREMLQNGHAVTQETFHYLLMGCLKEKRTGFRLALQVWRQMLSSGIVPDLKNYNLLLRTARDCGIGDTALASHLLLRPDGKYEREHKSHVDSESGLKDVIDIDLLERQLFIQPDPLSVPEEESYGRQDCTQLIPVRQTVLLPADLAGDSTAPNLLDVFEGERGGVVSLGTVDGSSDRLALIGGAEGFLEKMEAQRLSPDLRTVTLLANTMEPGHQSLQTLLTVTKKHKVKLDVTFFNSVIHRAARAGDLEGAMAVLSVMHQHNVNVDVQTFGCLALGCERQKDGLQLLKDMEEAGLKPNVQVFSALIGQAARRLDYVYLKTILKTMTSMAVWPNEVIIKQLEFASQYPPNYDQFKSRNNYLVQIDGFRGYYQQWLRAMPAQSAEDERQAELQPETDAAVLKTEAADGLKETQRNQRAAAGRHNSHNKNKKSSTALQHH
- the LOC139198764 gene encoding uncharacterized protein produces the protein MCTSVENAEIIILSDDDEEDCERDICSEPSVLIVEVEDVKKSDCVLPPSALDEDLVVTFSRRAEVLPHARYDCPIHPFTATDCEIGAPVANNQLMCDQCFCYICDKLASSCPMWCHSGMCHCNSHKRSDFWNNLRNSGLLGGLKAFNLTLSEIDAHLRHAETMLQSFRQVLSALFSSFLKGKSLEEYGLSQSNQQGRVYDYTPVYEFVSSFLNKADKQDGRAAAIMRLGAAEDFIRHFQVSGTFILQSPMANAAEARVVLLQRVIASLQRQMVMADFTPEFTHKLQDFYKQFNFPAELKSMRYSLCVRPWDDVLLVSVLKGQNVSGVRKDKGKKDVLNEQISVILLRTELLQRQHRYRELCRYLRVVQTDDSKLSFQQVQDLLPFFMCMDGNFMSALQCLFTSANAAAARFTPDLFLFYFRILRTATAPKLTVSQSTQLCYSAAEWEPIKGAVPLRRAELVKFALRVHKGSFAVFTDSQCWTSLLTVVNTPCASLAALPAPSPQFLHEANDVVRSILLGQHGSNIQIPRFFLEVYPDQALLLLVTGALGLRILNDPLHPALPVLNTFKENLWAFTWLLENLPAERLSSFTQEITQEMENTSDGDNLLFFLGAIIPTFVSSTQNWDQQSSGC